Sequence from the Burkholderia cepacia genome:
ACCGTCTGCCGTTCGGTCTCGCCGGCTACGCGTTCACCCGTTCGTTCGCGAACGTGCACCTGCTCACGCAGCGCCTCGAAGTCGGGATGCTGTGGATCAACCAGCCCGCGACGCCGTGGCCGGAAATGCCGTTCGGCGGCGTGAAGGACTCGGGCTACGGATCGGAAGGCGGGCCGGAAGCGCTCGAACCGTACCTCGTCACGAAGTCGGTGACGGTGATGGCGGTTTGACAACCGGTAGAGCGTGGTGACGCCGCCGCTTCCGCGTAGGGGGCGGCGGCGTGTTCGTGGCGCGTCGACCGGCGGCGAACCTCAGCGGGCCGGCAGAATGCCCTCGAAGACGGCTCTCACTGCGCTCTGCTGGTCGGGGGGCAGATTTCCGTAGGTTGGCGGAACCGCGCCGCATTGGGCGACCTTCGCGCTTGTGGCCTTTCCTTTCGCGACTGCCCACTCGGACGACAGATTGCCTTCGAACGTCATGCCGAAGGGGCTATTGGCGCCTGCCGCCTGGCCCCAGCCGTTCACCATCATGGTTTCCTGCGCGCCGCCCCACGCGATCGGGTGCTTGCCGTTCTGCGACTCGCCGCGGTTTTGGCAGGAGCCGGCATTCGGCACGCAGTGGCCCCCGATGATTTGCTCCGGCGTGGCTTTCTTCACGTCGGCCAGGTCCATCAGCATGTAGTTCTCGAGATTGACGAGATAATCGCGATTGCTTTCGGCGATCAGGATCGCCGCCATCGCGTTGCCGAGCGCCTGATCGTTTGCGGCGGTTCCGCTCAGGCCGCCCGAGTAAACCGTCTTCATTGCGTTGAGCAGGTCCGCCGGCTTCTTCCTGTCTTTGGTGGCCTTGGCAAACATCGTCGGGTAGTCGCTGGCGAAACACGTGCTCGGGTTCCCGTTCGCGCGTCCCCAGAAGTGAATGTAGTTCGAGTATTGCCCGCCGCCACACTGGCGATAATAAATGGCCTGGTTCATCGAGAAGAACTGGCTCTGGCCGTCTGCCCCCGCGCATTGATAGGCCGCGAGACGCAGGAACTTCAACGGGCTCACGACGTTGCCGAAGTAGTTGTGTTTGTTGGGGCCCGCCGCAGGAAGGTGATCGTTCGCGCCGTCGCAACGTTTCGGGGCGGGCGGGGGATCTGCCCGGTCCAACCCCATAGTCCGGGCGGAGGCGACTCGATCGTTTGCGATCTTGAGCGCGGCTTCGCGCAACACGTTCGACGTCACGTAGAGCGGCGCTCCGCGCATGTCGACGGCATAGCAGTCGGTCGCCCCCTGCGCCTGCGTGGCGAAAGAAAGTGCGGCGGCAAACGAACATGCGGCGATCCCCAGGGTGCCGCCGATACGGTGACGATCGATATCCATGAACGGGCTCCAGTGATTTCGTGGATGGGAGGAGGCCCCACGAGCGGGCTTGCGTCAACGATAAGCAGGCGCACGCAGACGGCCTATGGGCCGAAAGCGCTGCCCGACGTCATGGGATGAAGGACACAGGAGGAAGGGACGCTCGGGGCGAGCAGTTGTGACCTGCGCGGGGAGCGGAGGGGGCTGGCGGCGCGAAATTCCGCAACACGGGGCAGGTGTGCATCTCCCGACGGTGTTGGCCGACGTGCTGCTCGAAGCGGACGTGTTCAACAACGAACCGCCGGATTCGTCGGTCAGGAAACCGGGGGGCACGACGATGGGCAATTTCCGCGGCGAATGGCGTGGCGGCGGCTTCAAAAATTGACTGCAGCCGTCGATACGAACGTGCGCCGTGACGTGCTGCATGGCCGTGCCGACGCGCGCGCCACTTCACCTCCGACAAGTTGCCGGCGTCGCACATTTATGCGACAGACGGTGAGCGCGCTGCGCGGAAAGATCACTCCGGCGCCCGCGGCGGCGCGGCGACGGGGCTGCACGCCGCGCCGGGCGCTTCGACACCCAACTGACCAACCGAGGAGAAACAGCATGAAAAAGGCCATCCCGCTGATTGCTGCTGTCTTGAGTCTTGCCGCCGGCGGCAGCGCACTCGCTACCCCTGTCGGCAATTGGCAGGTCACGCACTACGACTTCGTCAAGGGCACGCTCATCAATACCGTGGAAGTCTGCCTGAACGCCGACGGCACTTTTCACCAGACCAACTGGAGCGGCTATTGGGCGCTATCGCAATCAGGGAGCAACATGATGGCGCGAGAAACATATACGGCGGGGGTGGGGACGGGAGCGGACTTCGCCACCATCGTGAGCGATGATCTAATGACGGGTTTCAACGAGAGCTGGTATTCGAACAATCTAAGCGGCGGCTACTACACGACCAGCGTCTGGAAGCGCCTGAGCCACGCCTGTTGATGACGGCAAGGACGTGATCGCCGCGAGCGCGTGCTCGATGCAATTACGTCATCGCGTTGGCCCCGCGGATATCGGGGGCGTAGCGCTCGCGCGAGCGGCGGGGTCAATGCGTTTCAGGTCAAGCAGCCCGAGCTGGTGTGCCTCGAAGACCGCTTCGGATTTCGAATGGACGTCCAGCTTGACGTACAGCCGTCGCATGAAGGTCGCGACTGTGTTGCGCGAGACCTCCATCAGTTTTGCAGACTCTTTGAGTGAGAATCCCTTCGAGATAAGGGCAAGCACTTCGCTCTCGCGCGGTGACAGATCCACCGCGCGAGAGCGTGAGCTCCCCGCGCCCGGCTCAGAGGTGGCGGTTGTGAACGCCTCGTCATCATGCGTTTGCATGAAGTTGTGCCCCCGTAGCAACAATTCATTCTTTAATAAAGAGCGGCGTAAATTATCAATCTACATGGCGACTTCAGAAATATATCATAGGCAATATCGCTGACGATCAGCGAAAAATGTGGGTGCGCATGCAATGGATATTCCGTTTTCAATTAACGATATTGTTTTAAAATTGCAAAGGAATAACTGATCGTGACCGCGGCGCGTCATGGGGCGGCTTCCATGGTTGCGGCGTTGTTTTGGATGGATCGCCCAGATTCGTCGTGAAATGTGAAAGCATCTGAGCGGATCAGATATTTTCTAATGCCGCAGTCATGCCGGAAACTGTAGCAGGGGAGCGAAATAAAATCGCAAAAAATCCGTCCATTCAATGCCGGCCGCTGCCGCGATAGCTTTCCACTTCCGCGTCGTACGCCGCCAGAAACGCCTTGCCGAACACCGACGCGAAATCGTCCTCGATCGCGAACACCGTGTCGCGATGGGTCGCCGCGTAGCGATCCCACATCCTCGCCTTGTACAGCACGGGCACGCGCTTCTCGTACCAGCGCATCGCGTCGTCGCGCTCGCGCAGGCGTTGCGGCGAGAAGCGCGTCAGCAGGTCCATCAACGCGGCGCGCATGCCGGCGACCATGCCGATCTGGTGCGCGTGCAGATCCTGGAACGCGTCGCTGACCGCGCTCTGCGGCGACATGAAGCCCGGCAGCGGCAGCCCGAACATCTGCCGCAGCACGGCGCCGCCGTCGGGC
This genomic interval carries:
- a CDS encoding response regulator transcription factor, coding for MQTHDDEAFTTATSEPGAGSSRSRAVDLSPRESEVLALISKGFSLKESAKLMEVSRNTVATFMRRLYVKLDVHSKSEAVFEAHQLGLLDLKRIDPAARASATPPISAGPTR